In Halomonas alkalicola, the following proteins share a genomic window:
- a CDS encoding cation diffusion facilitator family transporter, whose protein sequence is MAHAHGHHHHHHAVPPDRGAQTREAHKVTLIGAVIDFVVGVAKMVTGFMVGSAALVADGIHSFSDILTDVFVLGATHFGRQEPDSNHPYGHGRIETLATLWLGSVLIFVAGGIAWASLIRLVAGEPIPAPGLWAIGIAVIALGAKEWIFRYTMRVARRVNSRLLEANAWHSRSDALSTVVVLVGLVAAQFGAGWMDAVAAIVVGVMVGQVGGRLLWESSQELIDTALPEAERREMQAVAERVPGVRGVHDLRTRTLGSQAVLDLHIVVPPRVTVSEAHEIGNEASRRLREAFPLLADVTFHIDPEDDAGETEHSLRPGLPLRGEVEGMLEQTWQEVPAWQARVALDLHYLDNQVDVSIFVNALPEGQSLTQAADELRDACRDLTWVGCLRVWQGPGKG, encoded by the coding sequence ATGGCACACGCCCACGGCCATCACCACCATCACCATGCCGTGCCCCCCGACCGCGGCGCCCAGACCCGCGAGGCCCACAAGGTCACCCTGATCGGGGCGGTGATCGATTTCGTGGTGGGTGTGGCCAAGATGGTCACCGGCTTCATGGTGGGCTCAGCGGCCCTGGTGGCCGACGGCATCCACTCCTTCTCGGACATCCTCACCGATGTCTTCGTGCTGGGCGCCACCCACTTCGGCCGCCAGGAGCCGGACAGCAACCACCCCTATGGCCACGGCCGCATCGAGACCCTGGCCACCCTGTGGCTGGGCAGCGTGCTGATCTTCGTGGCCGGCGGCATCGCCTGGGCCAGCCTCATACGGCTGGTCGCCGGCGAGCCGATCCCCGCCCCGGGCCTCTGGGCCATCGGCATCGCGGTGATCGCCCTGGGGGCCAAGGAGTGGATCTTCCGCTACACCATGCGGGTCGCCAGGCGCGTCAACTCGCGGCTCCTGGAGGCCAACGCCTGGCATTCGCGCTCCGACGCCCTCTCCACCGTGGTGGTCCTGGTGGGCCTAGTGGCCGCCCAGTTCGGGGCCGGCTGGATGGATGCCGTGGCCGCCATCGTGGTGGGGGTGATGGTGGGCCAGGTGGGCGGCCGGCTGCTCTGGGAGTCGAGCCAAGAGCTGATCGACACCGCCCTGCCCGAGGCGGAGCGCCGCGAGATGCAGGCGGTGGCCGAGCGGGTCCCCGGCGTGCGCGGCGTGCATGACCTGCGCACCCGCACCCTGGGCAGCCAGGCGGTGCTGGACCTGCACATCGTGGTGCCGCCTCGTGTCACCGTCTCAGAGGCCCACGAGATCGGCAACGAGGCGAGCCGCCGGCTGCGCGAGGCCTTCCCGCTGCTCGCCGATGTCACCTTCCATATCGACCCCGAGGACGATGCCGGCGAGACCGAGCACAGCCTGCGCCCCGGCCTGCCCCTGCGCGGCGAGGTGGAGGGCATGCTGGAGCAGACCTGGCAGGAGGTGCCCGCCTGGCAGGCCCGGGTCGCCCTGGACCTGCACTATCTCGACAACCAGGTGGATGTCTCGATCTTCGTCAACGCCCTGCCGGAGGGCCAGAGCCTGACCCAGGCCGCCGACGAGCTGCGCGACGCCTGCCGGGACCTTACCTGGGTGGGCTGCCTGCGTGTCTGGCAGGGCCCCGGCAAGGGGTGA
- a CDS encoding acyl-CoA thioesterase, translated as MDSRVSTTRLRVRGYHLDGYGHVNNARYLEFLEEGRWGYFDDRPGLARRLMGGELAFVAVNLNIDYRQAAVAGDDLEILTRLSAVGGRSARMSQEIRRVRDGALVSAATLTFVLLDVAANQAVPIEGEIRELLEPLVME; from the coding sequence ATGGATTCTCGTGTCTCGACCACCCGCCTGAGGGTGCGCGGCTATCACCTGGACGGCTACGGCCATGTCAACAACGCCCGCTACCTGGAGTTCCTGGAGGAGGGGCGCTGGGGCTACTTCGACGATCGACCGGGCCTCGCCCGGCGCCTGATGGGGGGCGAGCTCGCCTTCGTGGCGGTGAACCTCAATATCGACTACCGCCAGGCGGCGGTGGCGGGGGACGATCTGGAGATTCTCACGCGCCTCTCGGCCGTCGGCGGGCGCAGCGCCAGGATGAGCCAGGAGATCCGCCGGGTGCGCGACGGCGCCCTGGTGAGTGCGGCGACCTTGACCTTTGTGCTGCTCGACGTGGCGGCCAACCAGGCGGTGCCCATCGAGGGCGAGATTCGTGAGCTGCTCGAGCCCCTGGTGATGGAGTAG
- the serC gene encoding 3-phosphoserine/phosphohydroxythreonine transaminase — translation MHRHYNFCAGPAALPTAVLERARDELLDYHGRGLSVMEMSHRSPEYVAIAEKAEVDLRELLAIPANYRVLFTQGGATQQFAAVPYNLLGPGGRANFVNTGIWSKKAIAEARHLFGDVHVAAASEAGGHLAVPRPEEILLSSDAAYLHYTANETIGGLAFDYIPGSEGGGPRRPDGSEAPLVCDMSSSILSGPLDVSRFGVIYAGAQKNIGPAGLVVVIVRDDLLDRARADMPSLFGYQALAEAGSMINTPATYSWYLAGLVFEWLKDEVGGLAAMEAINARKAARLYAAIDESELYSNPIAVANRSRMNVPFVLADARLDEPFLAEAEAAGLLNLQGHRSVGGMRASLYNAVPEAAVEALVEFMADFEKRRG, via the coding sequence ATTCATCGCCACTACAACTTCTGCGCCGGTCCGGCCGCGTTGCCCACGGCGGTGCTCGAGCGGGCCCGCGACGAGCTGCTCGACTACCACGGCCGTGGTCTGTCGGTGATGGAGATGAGCCACCGCTCGCCGGAGTACGTGGCGATCGCCGAGAAGGCCGAAGTGGACCTGCGCGAGCTGCTGGCCATTCCGGCCAACTATCGGGTGCTCTTCACCCAGGGTGGAGCCACTCAGCAGTTCGCCGCCGTGCCCTACAACCTGCTCGGCCCGGGCGGGCGAGCCAACTTCGTCAACACCGGCATCTGGAGCAAGAAGGCGATCGCCGAGGCGCGCCACCTGTTTGGTGACGTTCACGTGGCGGCCGCCAGCGAGGCCGGCGGCCACCTGGCGGTGCCCCGTCCGGAGGAGATCCTGCTCTCCAGCGATGCGGCCTACCTGCACTACACCGCCAACGAGACCATCGGCGGGCTCGCCTTCGATTACATCCCCGGCAGTGAAGGTGGAGGGCCTCGCCGTCCGGATGGCTCCGAAGCGCCGCTGGTGTGCGACATGTCCTCCAGCATCCTCTCGGGGCCCCTGGATGTCTCGCGGTTCGGCGTGATCTACGCCGGCGCCCAGAAGAACATCGGCCCCGCGGGCCTGGTGGTGGTGATCGTGCGCGATGACCTGCTCGACCGCGCCCGTGCCGATATGCCGTCGCTCTTCGGCTACCAGGCGCTGGCGGAGGCGGGCTCCATGATCAACACCCCGGCCACCTACAGCTGGTACCTGGCCGGGCTGGTGTTCGAGTGGCTCAAGGACGAGGTGGGTGGTTTGGCCGCCATGGAGGCGATCAACGCCCGCAAGGCCGCCAGGCTCTATGCGGCCATCGACGAGAGCGAGCTCTACTCCAACCCCATTGCGGTGGCCAACCGCTCGCGGATGAACGTGCCCTTCGTGCTGGCCGACGCTCGCCTGGATGAGCCGTTCCTGGCCGAGGCCGAGGCGGCGGGGCTACTCAACCTTCAGGGCCACCGCAGCGTGGGTGGCATGCGTGCCAGCCTCTACAACGCCGTGCCCGAGGCCGCGGTGGAGGCGCTGGTGGAGTTCATGGCCGATTTCGAGAAGAGAAGGGGCTGA
- a CDS encoding recombination-associated protein RdgC produces MWFKHLHLYRLHDAPTLDAATLEEALAEHAARPLGGQDPRRLGWTAPAGRAGTARLHELQGQRLLSALRQERLLPAGVVREETEERAAEVETREGRKPRRQEKIALKEQVVEELLPRAFVRSQKIDLWWDTRRGLIGINASSRTRAEELLDLLRETLGSLKVTPLASQTLPMRAMTQWLTDPASRPADLVLGDQVELKAKGDDGVLRARQVELDSDEIQQLLEGGRQASKLALEIEGRVSFVLHDDLALKSLRFGDALIDEANAADDGDDALVRLETDFLLMAQALGESIERLIAWLGGEASTANREV; encoded by the coding sequence ATGTGGTTCAAGCACTTGCACCTTTATCGCCTGCACGATGCGCCGACGCTGGATGCCGCCACCCTCGAGGAGGCCTTGGCCGAGCACGCCGCCAGGCCGCTGGGCGGCCAGGATCCTCGCCGACTGGGCTGGACCGCCCCGGCCGGCCGCGCGGGCACCGCACGCCTGCACGAGCTGCAGGGCCAGCGCCTGCTCAGCGCCCTGCGCCAGGAGCGCCTGCTGCCCGCCGGCGTGGTGCGTGAAGAGACCGAGGAGCGTGCCGCCGAGGTCGAGACCCGGGAGGGGCGCAAGCCGCGCCGCCAGGAGAAGATCGCCCTCAAGGAACAGGTCGTCGAGGAGCTGCTGCCGCGGGCCTTCGTGCGCAGCCAGAAGATTGACCTGTGGTGGGACACTCGCCGCGGGCTGATCGGCATCAATGCCAGCTCGCGTACCCGCGCCGAGGAGCTGCTCGACCTGCTGCGCGAGACCCTGGGCAGCCTCAAGGTGACCCCGCTGGCTAGCCAGACCCTGCCCATGCGCGCCATGACCCAGTGGCTGACCGACCCCGCCTCGCGTCCCGCCGACCTGGTGCTGGGCGACCAGGTGGAGCTCAAGGCCAAGGGCGACGACGGCGTGCTGCGCGCTCGCCAGGTCGAACTGGACAGCGACGAGATCCAGCAGCTGCTGGAGGGCGGCCGCCAGGCCAGCAAGCTGGCCCTCGAGATCGAGGGCCGAGTCAGCTTCGTGCTGCACGACGACCTGGCGCTGAAGTCGCTGCGCTTCGGTGACGCCCTGATCGACGAGGCCAACGCCGCCGATGACGGCGACGATGCCCTGGTGCGCCTCGAGACCGACTTCCTGCTGATGGCCCAGGCCCTGGGCGAGAGCATCGAACGCCTGATCGCCTGGCTGGGCGGCGAGGCGAGCACCGCGAACCGTGAAGTGTGA
- the pheA gene encoding prephenate dehydratase → MSDTPIDLEALRQRIDALDGDILRLISERADCAQQVAQVKTAEDPDTVFYRPEREAQVLRRIMALNKGPLDSEEVARLFREIMSACLALEQPIKVAYLGPEGTFTQQAALKHFGESAISLPMAAIDEVFREVEAGAVNYGVVPVENSTEGVINHTLDSFMDSGLRICGEVVLRIHHHLLVGETTRQDKVSRIYSHPQSFAQCRKWLDAHYPQAERVPVSSNAEAARLVKTEWHSAAIAGDMAAKLYGLTRLAEKIEDRPDNSTRFLIIGHQDVPMSGEDKTSIVVAMRNQPGALHDLLEPFHRHQIDMTRLETRPSRSGAWNYVFFIDFKGHRDEPRVAAVLEEVRLRAAEVKVLGSYPIGVL, encoded by the coding sequence ATGAGTGATACCCCCATCGATCTGGAGGCGCTGCGCCAGCGCATCGACGCCCTGGACGGCGACATCCTGCGCTTGATCAGCGAGCGCGCCGACTGCGCCCAGCAGGTGGCCCAGGTCAAGACCGCCGAGGACCCCGATACGGTCTTCTATCGGCCCGAGCGCGAGGCCCAGGTACTTCGCCGGATCATGGCGCTCAACAAGGGTCCGCTGGACAGCGAGGAGGTCGCCCGGCTGTTCCGCGAGATCATGTCCGCCTGCCTGGCGCTGGAGCAGCCCATCAAGGTGGCCTACCTGGGCCCCGAGGGCACCTTCACCCAGCAGGCGGCCCTCAAGCATTTTGGCGAGAGCGCCATCAGCCTGCCCATGGCGGCCATCGATGAGGTGTTCCGTGAGGTGGAGGCCGGCGCGGTCAACTACGGCGTGGTGCCGGTGGAGAACTCCACCGAAGGGGTGATCAACCACACCCTGGACTCCTTCATGGATTCCGGCCTGCGCATCTGCGGCGAGGTGGTGCTGCGCATCCACCACCACCTGCTGGTGGGCGAGACCACCCGCCAGGACAAGGTCTCGCGCATCTACTCCCACCCGCAGTCCTTCGCCCAGTGCCGCAAGTGGCTCGACGCCCACTACCCCCAGGCGGAGCGGGTGCCGGTCTCCTCCAACGCCGAGGCGGCGCGCCTGGTCAAGACCGAGTGGCATAGCGCGGCGATCGCCGGCGACATGGCCGCCAAGCTCTATGGCCTGACCCGCCTGGCCGAGAAGATCGAGGACCGCCCGGACAACTCCACGCGCTTCCTGATCATCGGTCACCAGGACGTGCCCATGTCCGGCGAGGACAAGACCTCCATCGTGGTGGCCATGCGCAACCAGCCGGGTGCGCTGCACGACCTGCTGGAGCCCTTTCATCGCCACCAGATCGACATGACCCGCCTGGAGACCCGCCCCTCGCGCAGCGGGGCGTGGAACTACGTCTTCTTCATCGACTTCAAGGGGCACCGCGACGAGCCCCGGGTCGCCGCGGTCCTCGAGGAGGTGCGCCTGCGCGCCGCCGAGGTGAAGGTGCTCGGTTCCTACCCGATCGGCGTGCTCTGA
- a CDS encoding 1-acyl-sn-glycerol-3-phosphate acyltransferase yields the protein MTDQRPDTSPADPWAEIRPYRDDEVAEVLARLAYDPELLTALTRFRLPRLSRVMPRLSSTLASLAIRREVRGVTSVNDFQMRIASYMERMIRTTTDDFQVEGLDALDNDTAYLFIGNHRDISLDPAFINYALYLAGRDTVRIAIGDNLLKKPYVTDLMRLNKSFIVPRSARGKRAMLAAYQQLSAYIRHSIREDNHSIWMAQREGRAKDGIDRTDPAIIKMITMARRAEQRGVPIGEAVAELRLVPVSISYEYDPCDVQKARELHALHTSGNYEKGQFEDIQSIVAGITGHKGRVRLCVGTPLSDDFSSPEAVAAEIDRQVLANYHLFPSHHLALEALGDAPELIDHAAISDADRARFQARLQQVPAELRSWWLAQYANPVRNKAGLIAP from the coding sequence ATGACCGACCAACGCCCCGACACCTCGCCCGCCGATCCCTGGGCCGAGATTCGCCCCTACCGTGACGACGAGGTTGCCGAGGTCCTCGCCCGCCTCGCCTACGACCCGGAGCTGCTCACCGCCCTGACCCGCTTCCGGCTGCCGCGGCTGTCGCGCGTCATGCCGCGCCTCTCCAGCACCCTGGCGAGCCTGGCCATTCGCCGCGAGGTGCGCGGCGTGACCAGCGTCAACGACTTCCAGATGCGCATCGCCTCCTACATGGAGCGCATGATCCGCACCACCACCGATGACTTCCAGGTCGAGGGGCTCGACGCCCTGGATAACGACACCGCCTACCTGTTCATCGGCAACCACCGCGATATCTCCCTGGACCCGGCCTTCATCAACTATGCGCTCTATCTGGCCGGGCGTGACACGGTGCGCATCGCCATCGGCGACAACCTGCTCAAGAAGCCCTATGTCACCGACCTGATGCGGCTCAACAAGAGCTTCATCGTGCCGCGCAGCGCCCGCGGCAAGCGCGCCATGCTGGCCGCCTACCAGCAGCTCTCCGCCTATATCCGCCACTCTATCAGGGAGGACAACCACTCCATCTGGATGGCCCAGCGCGAAGGGCGGGCCAAGGACGGCATCGACCGCACCGACCCCGCGATCATCAAGATGATCACCATGGCTCGGCGAGCCGAGCAGCGCGGCGTCCCCATCGGCGAGGCGGTCGCCGAGCTGCGCCTGGTGCCGGTCTCGATCAGCTACGAGTACGACCCCTGCGACGTGCAGAAGGCCCGCGAACTCCACGCCCTGCACACCAGCGGCAACTACGAGAAGGGCCAGTTCGAGGACATCCAGTCCATCGTCGCCGGGATCACCGGCCACAAGGGCCGGGTGCGGCTCTGCGTCGGCACGCCGCTCTCCGATGACTTCTCAAGCCCAGAGGCAGTGGCCGCGGAGATCGACCGCCAGGTGCTGGCCAACTACCACCTCTTCCCGAGCCATCACCTGGCCCTGGAGGCGCTGGGCGACGCCCCGGAGCTGATCGACCACGCGGCCATCAGCGACGCCGACCGTGCCCGCTTCCAGGCCCGCCTGCAGCAGGTCCCTGCGGAGCTGCGCAGCTGGTGGCTGGCGCAGTACGCCAACCCGGTACGCAACAAGGCCGGACTCATCGCCCCCTGA
- the gyrA gene encoding DNA gyrase subunit A, with protein sequence MGDIAREILPVNIEDELKQSYLDYAMSVIIGRALPDVRDGLKPVHRRVLFAMHELGNDWNKPYKKSARVVGDVIGKYHPHGDSAVYDTIVRMAQHFSMRHVLVDGQGNFGSIDGDSAAAMRYTEVRMAKLAHELLADLEKDTVDWVDNYDGTERIPEVLPTKVPNLLINGSSGIAVGMATNIPPHNMGEVISACLALIDDYTLTVDDLMEHVPGPDFPTGAIINGRAGILEAYRTGRGRIYVRACHTIEHDDKSGRDHIIISELPYQVNKARLIEKIAELVKDKKIEGIAELRDESDKDGLRVVIETKRGESGEVVVNNLFAQTQLQTVFGINMVAIEDGQPKIMNLKEILEAFIRHRREVVTRRTLFELKKARERGHILEGLTVAISNIDEVIELIKASPNAAEAKEKLLARNWPPGQVTPMLERAGATSCKPEELEEGFGLNPSATEYRLSPAQAQAILELRLHRLTGLETEKLLDEYLNILEKIAELMAILASSERLLEVIREELIAVRDQFGDPRRTEIQASHLDLSMEDLIAEEDMVVTVSRSGYAKTQPLSDYQAQRRGGRGKSATAMKDEDVIEHLLVASTHDTVLLFSNRGKVYWLKVYEMPVASRGSRGKPLVNMLPLDEGEAINAILPVRDYDPDHYIFFATAKGTVKRTSLEQFSRPRSVGLIAIDLEEDDRLIGAAITSGSDHVMLLSSNGKAIRFEEGNVRAMGRTARGVRGMRLLDDAEVISLIIPQSQLIDAEADVEGEGEAEAEAGVAVEAGNGGQIYILTASENGYGKRTRLEEFPLRGRGGQGVIAMQTSERNGALVAAMQVYSTDEMMLITDRGTLVRTRVDEVSITSRNTQGVMLIRLGNEEKLVKTVRIDEPEEAGADPDFDGDDEQGEDDGE encoded by the coding sequence ATGGGTGACATCGCCAGAGAGATTCTGCCAGTCAATATCGAGGACGAACTCAAGCAGTCGTACCTCGATTACGCGATGAGCGTGATCATCGGCCGGGCACTGCCCGATGTGCGCGATGGCCTGAAGCCGGTACACCGGCGCGTGCTGTTCGCCATGCACGAGCTCGGCAATGACTGGAACAAGCCATACAAGAAGTCGGCCCGCGTAGTGGGCGATGTCATCGGTAAGTACCACCCCCACGGTGACAGCGCCGTCTACGACACCATCGTGCGCATGGCTCAGCACTTCTCCATGCGCCACGTGCTGGTGGATGGCCAGGGCAACTTCGGCTCCATCGACGGCGACAGCGCCGCCGCCATGCGTTACACCGAGGTGCGCATGGCGAAGCTGGCCCACGAGCTGCTGGCCGATCTCGAGAAGGACACCGTCGACTGGGTCGACAACTACGACGGCACCGAGCGCATCCCCGAGGTGCTCCCCACCAAGGTGCCCAACCTGCTGATCAACGGCTCCTCCGGCATCGCCGTGGGCATGGCCACCAATATCCCCCCCCACAACATGGGCGAGGTCATCAGCGCCTGCCTGGCGCTGATCGACGACTACACCCTGACCGTCGACGACCTGATGGAGCATGTGCCGGGCCCGGACTTCCCCACCGGGGCCATCATCAACGGCCGGGCCGGCATCCTCGAGGCCTATCGCACCGGCCGCGGGCGCATCTATGTGCGCGCCTGTCACACCATCGAGCATGACGACAAGAGCGGCCGCGACCACATCATCATCAGCGAGCTGCCCTACCAGGTGAACAAGGCGCGGCTGATCGAGAAGATCGCCGAGCTGGTCAAGGACAAGAAGATCGAGGGCATCGCCGAGCTGCGCGACGAGTCCGACAAGGACGGCCTGCGCGTGGTGATCGAGACCAAGCGCGGCGAGTCCGGCGAGGTGGTGGTCAACAACCTCTTCGCCCAGACCCAGCTGCAGACGGTCTTCGGCATCAACATGGTGGCCATCGAGGATGGCCAGCCGAAGATCATGAACCTCAAGGAGATCCTCGAGGCGTTCATTCGTCATCGCCGCGAGGTGGTGACCCGTCGCACCCTGTTCGAGCTGAAGAAGGCCCGCGAGCGCGGCCACATCCTCGAAGGCCTGACCGTCGCGATCTCCAACATCGACGAGGTGATCGAGCTGATTAAGGCCTCGCCGAACGCCGCCGAGGCCAAGGAGAAGCTGCTCGCGCGCAACTGGCCGCCGGGGCAGGTCACGCCCATGCTGGAGCGCGCCGGTGCCACCTCCTGCAAGCCCGAGGAGCTGGAGGAGGGCTTCGGCCTCAACCCCTCGGCCACCGAGTACCGCCTGTCGCCGGCCCAGGCCCAGGCCATCCTCGAGCTGCGCCTGCACCGCCTGACCGGCCTCGAGACCGAGAAGCTGCTCGACGAGTACCTCAATATCCTCGAGAAGATCGCCGAGCTGATGGCGATTCTCGCCTCCAGCGAGCGCCTGCTCGAGGTGATTCGCGAGGAGCTGATCGCCGTGCGCGACCAGTTCGGCGACCCGCGTCGCACCGAGATCCAGGCCAGCCATCTCGACCTCTCCATGGAGGACCTGATCGCCGAGGAGGACATGGTGGTCACGGTCTCCCGCTCCGGCTACGCCAAGACCCAGCCGCTCTCCGACTACCAGGCCCAGCGCCGCGGCGGTCGCGGCAAGTCCGCCACCGCCATGAAGGACGAGGACGTCATCGAGCACCTGCTGGTGGCCTCGACCCACGACACCGTGCTGCTCTTCTCCAACCGCGGCAAGGTCTACTGGCTTAAGGTCTACGAGATGCCGGTGGCCAGCCGCGGCTCGCGGGGCAAGCCGCTGGTCAACATGCTGCCGCTCGACGAGGGCGAGGCGATCAACGCCATCCTGCCGGTTCGCGACTACGACCCGGACCACTACATCTTCTTCGCCACCGCCAAGGGCACGGTGAAGCGCACCAGTCTCGAGCAGTTCTCGCGGCCGCGCAGTGTGGGCCTGATCGCCATCGACCTCGAGGAGGATGATCGTCTGATCGGTGCGGCTATCACCTCGGGCAGCGACCACGTCATGCTGCTGTCGTCCAACGGCAAGGCGATCCGCTTCGAGGAGGGCAACGTCCGCGCCATGGGCCGTACCGCCCGCGGCGTGCGCGGCATGCGCCTGCTCGACGACGCCGAGGTGATCAGCCTGATCATCCCCCAGAGCCAGCTGATCGACGCCGAGGCCGACGTGGAGGGCGAGGGCGAAGCCGAGGCGGAAGCGGGTGTCGCCGTCGAGGCCGGCAACGGCGGCCAGATCTATATCCTGACCGCCTCCGAGAACGGCTACGGCAAGCGCACCCGTCTCGAGGAGTTCCCGCTGCGCGGCCGCGGCGGCCAGGGCGTGATCGCCATGCAGACCAGCGAGCGTAACGGCGCCCTGGTGGCCGCCATGCAGGTCTACTCCACCGACGAGATGATGCTGATCACTGACCGCGGCACCCTGGTGCGCACCCGGGTCGACGAGGTCTCCATCACCTCCCGCAACACCCAGGGCGTGATGCTGATCCGCCTGGGCAACGAAGAGAAGCTGGTCAAGACGGTACGGATCGACGAGCCGGAAGAAGCCGGGGCAGACCCCGATTTCGACGGTGACGATGAGCAAGGGGAAGACGATGGGGAATAA
- a CDS encoding bifunctional prephenate dehydrogenase/3-phosphoshikimate 1-carboxyvinyltransferase → MRVNEPRLLIVGLGLIGGSLAAALRSGGFRGAIHACDPDPGEIARGIEMGLIDGGDTELAAVIEGASLVVLAVPVLAMRSVMGELARLIDRAAPDVVITDVGSTKATIRDCAREAFGCVPPRLVLGHPIAGSEKSGVAAANPELYLRHKVILTPEPDTDPVALSRVRALWEACGAEVLEMDVVRHDQVLARTSHLPHLLAFSLVDTLARQDERLEIFRYAAGGFRDFTRIAGSDPVMWRDIFVANREAVLASLDDFEAGLVRIRQAIEHGDSDAMLATFDRARHARHYFESLLNKTSYQAEYQMQQQGKLRYRVASGGTVTGRIRVPGDKSISHRSIMLGALAEGVTEVKGFLEGEDSLATLQAFREMGVAIEGPHQGRVTIHGVGMHGLKAPSGPLYVGNAGTAMRLFAGLLAGQAFDTELTGDTSLTKRPMGRVADPLRLMGAVIDTAEGGRPPLHIHGGRALKGITYDMPMASAQVKSCLLLAGLYAEGETRVREPAPTRDHTERMLAGFGYEVHREGDTCWLQGGGRLTAAPIDVPSDISSATFFLVAAAITPGADLVLEHVGINPTRIGVINILRLMGADLRLENEREVGGEPVADLHIRHAPLKGIDIPLDQVPLAIDEFPALFIAAANAEGVTRLRGAEELRVKESDRLQAMADGLAAIGVEHTLVADGIDIVGGGKAEGPNYGGGRIDSLEDHRIAMSFAIAALRAGDEIIIDDCANVATSFPGFIELARKVGLVLEEEAAEEGA, encoded by the coding sequence GTGAGAGTCAATGAACCCCGCCTCCTGATCGTCGGCCTGGGGCTGATCGGCGGCTCCCTGGCCGCGGCGCTACGTTCTGGCGGCTTTCGGGGCGCCATCCATGCCTGTGATCCGGACCCTGGCGAGATCGCCCGCGGCATCGAGATGGGGCTGATCGACGGCGGCGACACCGAGCTCGCCGCGGTCATCGAGGGCGCCTCCCTGGTGGTGCTGGCGGTGCCGGTGCTGGCGATGCGCAGCGTGATGGGGGAGCTGGCCCGGCTGATCGACCGGGCCGCCCCCGACGTGGTGATCACCGATGTGGGCAGCACCAAGGCGACCATCCGCGACTGCGCCCGCGAGGCCTTCGGTTGCGTGCCGCCCCGCCTGGTGCTGGGCCACCCCATCGCTGGCTCCGAGAAGAGCGGCGTGGCGGCGGCCAACCCTGAGCTCTATCTGCGCCACAAGGTGATCCTCACTCCGGAGCCCGACACCGACCCGGTGGCGCTTTCCCGGGTGCGCGCCCTGTGGGAGGCGTGCGGGGCCGAGGTGCTGGAGATGGACGTGGTGCGCCATGACCAGGTGCTGGCCCGCACCAGTCACCTGCCGCACCTGCTGGCCTTCTCCCTGGTGGACACCCTGGCGCGCCAGGACGAGCGGTTGGAGATCTTCCGCTATGCCGCCGGGGGCTTTCGCGACTTCACCCGCATCGCCGGCAGCGATCCGGTGATGTGGCGCGACATCTTCGTCGCCAACCGCGAGGCGGTGCTGGCCTCCCTGGACGACTTCGAGGCCGGCCTGGTGCGGATTCGCCAGGCCATCGAGCATGGCGACAGCGATGCCATGCTCGCCACCTTCGACCGCGCCCGTCACGCGCGCCACTACTTCGAATCCCTGCTCAACAAGACCAGTTATCAGGCGGAATATCAGATGCAACAGCAAGGCAAGCTGCGCTACCGGGTCGCCTCGGGCGGCACCGTGACCGGCCGCATTCGCGTGCCCGGCGACAAGTCGATCTCCCACCGCTCCATCATGCTCGGGGCGTTGGCCGAGGGGGTCACCGAGGTCAAGGGCTTCCTGGAGGGCGAGGACAGCCTGGCCACCCTGCAGGCGTTCCGCGAGATGGGCGTGGCCATCGAGGGCCCCCACCAGGGGCGCGTGACCATCCACGGCGTCGGCATGCACGGCCTCAAGGCGCCCTCGGGGCCGCTCTACGTGGGCAACGCCGGCACCGCCATGCGCCTGTTTGCCGGGCTCTTGGCCGGCCAGGCCTTCGACACCGAGCTTACCGGCGATACCTCCCTGACCAAGCGCCCCATGGGCCGCGTGGCCGACCCGCTGCGCCTGATGGGGGCGGTGATCGATACCGCCGAGGGTGGTCGTCCGCCGCTGCATATCCACGGCGGCCGCGCGCTCAAGGGCATCACCTACGACATGCCGATGGCCAGCGCCCAGGTGAAGTCCTGCCTGCTGCTGGCCGGTCTCTACGCCGAGGGCGAGACCCGGGTGCGCGAGCCGGCGCCGACCCGCGACCACACAGAGCGCATGCTGGCCGGCTTCGGCTACGAGGTGCACCGCGAGGGAGACACCTGCTGGCTTCAGGGCGGCGGCAGGCTGACCGCCGCGCCCATCGATGTGCCGTCGGACATCTCCTCGGCCACCTTCTTCCTGGTGGCGGCGGCCATCACCCCGGGGGCCGATCTGGTGCTGGAACACGTCGGCATCAACCCGACCCGCATCGGCGTGATCAATATCCTCAGGCTGATGGGCGCCGACCTGCGCCTCGAGAACGAGCGCGAGGTGGGCGGCGAGCCGGTGGCCGACCTGCATATCCGCCATGCCCCGCTCAAGGGCATCGACATTCCCCTCGACCAGGTGCCGCTGGCCATCGATGAGTTTCCGGCGCTCTTTATCGCCGCAGCCAATGCCGAGGGGGTGACCCGCCTGCGCGGGGCCGAGGAGCTTCGCGTCAAGGAGTCCGACCGCCTGCAGGCCATGGCCGACGGCCTGGCCGCCATCGGCGTCGAGCACACGCTGGTCGCCGACGGTATCGATATCGTCGGTGGCGGCAAGGCCGAAGGCCCCAACTATGGCGGCGGGCGCATCGACAGTCTCGAGGATCACCGCATCGCCATGTCCTTTGCCATCGCCGCCCTGCGCGCCGGTGACGAGATCATCATCGACGACTGCG